One Piscinibacter lacus genomic window, CGGCCGGTCCGGTCGACACCGTGGGTGGCCTGCTCGACACCGTGACCTCGGCCTTGCCGGGCACGGACGGCTTGCTGTCCGGTCTGGGCGACGACTCGGCCGGTGGACTGCTGGGCAACCTGGGCTCGGTCCTGCCGGGCACGGACGGTCTGCTGGGCGGCACCGGTTCGGGTGACCTGCTGGGCAATCTGGTCGACACCCTGGGCGGCGTCCTGCCGGCCGGCGGCGACCTGCTGCCCTCGACCGACGGTCTGCTGGGTGGCGGCCTGCTCGACACTGTCACGGGCGCCGTGGCCGACCTGCCGCTGGCCCTGCCGGAGACCCCGTCCCTGCTGGGCGAGCTGCCGCTCGACCTGGGCAATCTCACCGGCGGCCTGACCCCCTGAGCCTGAGCCGGCCTCCCGGCCGGCATGTCCGCTCCGAAACGGCCTCGCAAGAGGCCGTTTTTCATGGGCGAAGCAGATCGCAAAGGGCCGGGGTGTGCAGGATGTCGTCCCCCGGGCGCGGCCCGTGGAGGACGGGCGGAGGGGCCGCCTAGAATCCCGCGTCCACCGCTGGAGTCTGCATTGCCGTTCTCTTTCCAACGACTGCGTTTCGTCGCGGCCCCGGCCGTGTTGCTGGCCTGCCTGCTCGGCGCCCCGGGCATTGCGCGGGCGGATGAGGCCGACGAAGTCGCCCAACTGCTGCAGTCCGGCCGGGCGGTCGAGGCCTTGCGGCTCGTCGATCAGCGCCTGGCCAAGCGCCCGGACGATGTCCAGTTGCGCTTCCTGCGCGGCGTCGCCCTGGCCGAGCAGAACCGCGTCAGCGAAGCCATCGCCGTCTTCAACAAGCTGGTGCAGGACCATCCCGAGCTGCCCGAACCCTACAACAACCTGGCCGTGCTTTATGCCAACCAGGGTCAGTTCGACCGGGCCCGCAGCGCGCTGGAAACCGCGATCCGCACCAACCCCAGCTACGCCACCGCGCACGAGAACCTGGGCGATCTCTATGCCAAGCTTGCGAGCCAGGCTTACAGCAAGGCCCTGCAGCTCGATGCCGGCAATTCGCGCGCGGCGCCCAAGCTGGCCATGATCCGCGAGCTGATCTCGCTCAAGGGCCCGCAGGCGCCAGCCGCCGTGGCCCGCGAGCCCGAGGTGGCGGCCCTGCCTTCGGTGGCCGTCGCGCCCGCCGCGCCAGTGGCCCTGCCGGTGCAGCCGGCGATCGCGCCGGCCGCCGAGGCCGAGAAGCCCGTCGCTGCCGCGCCGGCCGCGCCGGAAGCCACGGCCGACGACGCCCGGGCCGAAGTCCGTCGCGCCGTGGAGGCCTGGGCCGAGGCCTGGAGCCGCAAGGACCTGAAGGCCTACTTCGCCGCCTACACGCCCAATTTCTCCGCCGACGGCATGAAGCGCGCCGCCTGGGAAAGCAGCCGCCGCGAGCGCATCACCAGCAAGAAGAGCATCCGCATCGGCCTGGACGACTGGCGCATCGAAGTCCGCGGCAAGCAGGCCACCGCCAGCTTCCAGCAGGACTACCGGGCCGACACCTTCTCGGCCAATTCGCGCAAGACGCTCAAGCTGGTCCGGCAAGGCGGGCAATGGCGCATCGAGCGCGAGAGCACCGGATCCTGAGCATGCGTTCAGCCTTCGGGCGGATCGCCGGCCTGCTGCTGATGCTGGCTGCGTGGGCCGGCCCCGCACTTCAGCAAGCGGCCGAAGCCCGTGAGGCCCGGCGCACGGAGGCCAAGCCCGCCGACGCGCGCCCGCCCCAGCCCGGCAGTGCGCAGGCCGAAGCCCGTCTGCATGCCATCCACACCCTGATCGGCCACGGCCGCATGGCCGAAGCGCGCGCCCAGGCCGAGCGCCTGGTGCGCGACTTTCCGCAGTTCCAGCTCGGCCACATGCTGCTCGGCGACCTGCTGAGCGCCCAGGCCGGCCGCTTCGGCGCGGGCGGCGTGCTGCCGGCCCGGCTCAACGCGACCCAGGGCGAGGCCCTGCTCCAGTTGCGCGACGAAGCCCGCCAGCGCCTGCTGGCCGTCCAGGACCGCCCGCCCGCCGGCCGCCTGCCCAGCGCCTTCCTGGCCCTGCCGGCCACGGTGCGGCATGCGGTGGCCGTGGATGCCTCGCGCCACCGGCTCTATGTCTTTGAGCGCTCCGCGCGCGGCCTGCGCCTCGTTGCCGACCATTACGTCTCGCTCGGCAAGTCCGGCGTCGACAAGCGGGTCGAGGGCGACCAGCGCACCCCCGTCGGCGTCTACTTCACCACCAGCCGCCTCGATGGCAAGCAGCTCGCCGACCTCTACGGCAGCGGCGCGCTCACCCTGAACTACCCGAACGAGATCGACCGCCTCAAGGGCCGCACCGGCAGCGGCATCTGGCTGCACGGCACGCCGGCCGCCAACTACGCACGCGCGCCGCTCAGCACCGACGGCTGCATCGTGCTGTCCAACCCCGACATGCAGCGCCTGATGCAGACCGTCGCGGCCCAGGGCACGCCGGTCGTCGTGGCGCACAAGCTGGACTGGGTCGTGCCCGAGGCTTCCGAGCGCAGCAACCGCGGCTTCGGCGAGGCCCTGCGCGCCTGGTGGCAGGCCCGCGACCTGGGCGACGCCAATCGTCTGGCGGCCTTCTACGCCGCCTCGGCCAGCCCGCTGGCCGAGGCGCCCACGCTGCGCCGCGTCTCGTCCCGCGCGGGGCCGGCGTCCGTGCAGCGCTTCCAGTCGCCCAAGGACCTGAGCATCCTCACCTGGCGCGACCAGCTCGACCATGCTGTCGTCACCTTCGGCGACGTCGGCCGCGGGGCGCGCACCGGCGTCGTCCGCCGCCAGTACTGGACGCACGACGGCCAGCGCTGGCGCATCGTGCACGAATCGCTCATCGGCTGAGCCGCGGCGCCGGGCCGAGCAGGCCCTCGGCCACCAGCGCGGCGCGGATCGCGGCCACCGCCGCGGCCTCCTTCGGCCCTTCGCGCAACGGGCCGGTGAACTCAAGCTGAAGGCCCAGGCCCGCCGGTGCGCGGTTGCAGATGTTCTGCGGATGCCGGCCGGGAAAGCGGTGGCCCTCGGTCTCGGCCGGGATGCCGGCGGCCTCCAGCGCGGCGGCCAGGCGCGCCACCCGCGGCCGGTCCAGGCCGCCGAGCAGCACGCGCGCATCGTCCCGCCCCTCGCAGCCGTGCACCGTCAGCACGCGCTCGGCCCGGGCCGCCATCGCCAGGGCCTGGGGTTCGTCGAAGGCGCTGCTGGGCAGGTGCAGGCGCTCGAAGTTCATCGCCTCGCGCAGGCCCTCGAAGAGGTAGAGCGAAGCCTCCTCGCCGGCAATTGCCCGGGCCAGGCCCGAGCAGCCGCGCTCGATGCGCCCGGCATGCGGCGCCAGCACCAGCAGCCGCGCGCCCGCCACCGGTCGGCAGACGATGCGGTAGTCGATGCCGGCCCGCTCGCGCGCGGCCAGTTCGGCAAAGCAGCCCGGAGGAGGCGGGGCGGGGCAGGGCGGTGTCATCGGGACCAGGGTTTGCGCCGCATTCTGCGCAGTCCAGCGGCCCGGCGGCCGATGCACGGGCATGGGCGCCGCGGCGCAGAATCCGCGCTCATGCGCGACATCCATCGTCTCCCCGCACCCCTGCGCGCCCGGGCCGCTGCCCTCGCGGCGCTGCCTGCAGACCAGGCTGCGCCCAGTCCTTGCATCCAGGTCTGCCGCATCGACCCGCTGCGCGGTCTCTGTATCGGCTGCCTGCGCAGCCTGGACGAGATCGCCGCCTGGCCGCAGGCCAGTCCGGCCGAGCAGCGTGCCCTCTGGGCCCGCCTGCCGGCCCGGGTCGCCACGCCCCCTGACCCTGCGGGCTCGCGACAGGCGCCGCCTTCCTAAACTCACCGCTCCCCTTTCCCACAGGCCTCCCATGACGCAGGGTCGGATCCGCATCCGCGGTGCGCGGCAGCACAACCTCAAGAACCTCGACCTGGACCTGCGCACCGGCGAGCTGACCGTCGTCACCGGCCCCAGCGGCTCGGGCAAGTCAAGCCTGGTCTTCGACACGCTCTATGCGGAGGGCCAGCGCCGCTACGTCGAGACCTTCAGCGCCTACGCTCGCCAGTTCCTCGACCGCATGGACCGTCCGGCGGTCGACAGCGTCGACGGCGTGCCGCCCGCCATCGCCATCGACCAGACCAACCCGGTGCGCTCCAGCCGCAGCACGGTCGGCACGATGACCGAGCTGAACGACCACCTGAAGCTGCTGTTCGCGCGCGCCGCCCGGCTCTTCGACCGCGAGACCGCCCAGCCCGTGCGCGAGGACGATCCGCAGAGCGTGCATGCCGAGCTGCTGGCCCGGGCGCGGCCGGGCCAGCGCCTGATCGTCTGCTTCCCGGTCGAGCTGCCGGCCAGCGTCAGCGCCGAGGAGGTCGAGCAGTGGCTCTCGGCCAGCGGCTACACCCGCGTGCAGGCCGAGCGAGAAGCCCCGCCCGCCCCCGGCGCCAGCACGCCGATGAAGCAGCTCGACGTGGTCGCCGACCGCTTCAAGCTGCGCGACGAGGACGGCCAGCCGGCCGTCGAGCCCGCCCGCGTGATCGAGGCGCTGGAGGCCGGCTTCCGCCGCGGCGCCGGCCGCCTGCATGTGCATGCCCTGCCGCTGGCGGATGAGGGCGAGGCGGCCGAGCCGCAGCTCTGGCGCTTCAGCCGCGGCCTGCACTGCCCCGACAGCGGCCTGCGCTACACCGCGCCCGGCCCGGCACTGTTCTCCTTCAACAGCCCGGCCGGCGCCTGCGAAAGCTGCCGCGGCTTCGGCCGCGTGATCGGCGTGGACTGGGGCCTGGTCGTGCCCGATGGCCGCAAGACCCTGCGCGGCGGCGCCGTCAAGCCGCTGCAAACGCCGGCCTGGTCCGAATGCCAGGACGACCTGATGCGCCTGGCCGGCGAGGCCGGCATCCCGCGCGACACCGCCTGGGTGCAGATGAGCCCCGCCCAGCAGGCCTGGGTGATCGACGGCGACCCGGCCTACAAGGGCGTCTGGGGCAAGCAGTGGTACGGCCTGAAGCGCTTCTTCGACTACCTGGAGAGCAAGGCCTACAAGATGCACATCCGCGTGCTCTTGTCCAAGTACCGCAGCTACACCGGCTGCCCGGCCTGCGGCGGGGCGCGGCTCAAGACCGAATCCCTGCTATGGCGCCTCGGGGCGCCGGGCAGCGAGGCCTTGCTGCCCGCCGAGCGCCGCTTCCTGCCCCAGGGCGTGGCCTGGTCGCGCGCGCAGCTCGAAGCCCTGCCGGGCCTGGGCCTGCACGACCTGATGCTGCTGCCGCTGGACCGGCTGCGCGGCTTCTTCGACGGCCTCAGCCTGCCCAGCAGCCTGCTCGACGAGGCCCTGGCCCTGCTGCTCGACGAGGTCCGCAAGCGCCTGAAGTACCTCTGCGATGTCGGCCTGGGCTACCTCAACCTCGACCGCCAAAGCCGCACCCTCAGCGGCGGCGAGGTGCAGCGCATCAACCTGACCACGGCGCTCGGCACCTCGCTGGTCAACACGCTCTTCGTGCTGGACGAGCCCAGCATCGGCCTGCATCCGCGCGACATGGACCGCATCGTCCGCGCCATGCACCGCCTGCGCGATGCCGGCAACACCCTGGTCGTCGTCGAGCACGACCCGGCCGTGATGCTGGCCGCCGACCGGGTGATCGACCTCGGCCCCGGCCCGGGCAGCCAGGGCGGGCGCATCGTCTTCGACGGGCCGCCCGAGGACCTGAAGGCCGCCGCCACCCTGACCGGCGCCTACCTCGGCGCGCGCCGCCGCATCGGCCTGGGCCTGGCCCGGCCGGTGACCGACAGCACGCCGCGCCTGATCCTGGAAGGCGCGCGCGAGCACAACCTGAAGGGCGTGAGCGCCGAATTCCCGCTGCAGCGCCTAGTCGTCGTCACCGGCGTCAGCGGCTCGGGCAAGAGCACGCTGATCCAGGACGTGCTCTTCCCCGCCCTGGCCCGCCACTTCGGCCAGGCCAGCGAGACGCCCGGCGCGCACGAGCGGCTGATGGGCGCGGACTGGCTGTCGGACGCCGTCTTCGTCGACCAGAGCCCGATCGGCAAGACCGCGCGCTCCAACCCGGCCAGCTACGTCGGCGCCTTCGACACCGTGCGCGCGCTCTTCGCCGCGGCGCCGCTGGCCCAGCAGCGCGGCTACGGCGCGGGCATGTTCAGCTTCAATGCCGGCGACGGCCGTTGCCCGGGCTGCGGCGGCTCGGGCTTCGAGCATGTGGAGATGCAGTTCCTCAGCGACGTCTACTTGCGCTGCGGCGACTGCGAGGGCACGCGCTTTCGCGCCGAGCTGCGCGAGGTCACCATCGAGCGCGGCGGCCGCGCGCTCAGCATCGCCGACGTGCTGGAGCTGACCGTCGCCGACGCGCTGCGCCTCTTCGCCGAGGACCGCGAGGTCGTGCGCGCCCTGGCGCCCATCGCCGAAGTCGGCCTGGACTACGTCAAGCTCGGCCAGCCCGTGCCCACCCTCAGCGGCGGCGAGGCCCAGCGCCTCAAGCTGGCCGGCTTCCTGGCCGAGGCCGCCAAGGCCACGCCGGCCAGCCGCCAGAAGCTCGCCAAGAAGGGCACGCTCTTCCTCTTCGACGAGCCGACCACCGGCCTGCACTTCGACGACATCGCCAAGCTGATGCGCGCCTTCCGGCGCCTGCTGGAGGCCGGGCATTCGCTGATCGTGATCGAGCACAACCTCGACGTGATCCGCAGCGCCGACTGGCTGCTCGACCTCGGCCCCGAAGGCGGCGAGGGCGGCGGCCTGCTGGTGGCCGAGGGGCCGCCGGCCGAGGTGGCGCGGCATGCCACCTCGCACACCGGCGCGGCGCTGCGGGCGTATGAGAAGGCGCTGGGGCTTGAAGTGCCGGTGGCCGAGGCGGCGAACGATGCGCCGCCGCCCGTCCTGCAGGCGGCCGAGCCGCGCCGCGCCTACGGCACGGCCGCCGCCCGGGACCGCGACGAAGGCCTGCCGCTGCAAACCGTGGCCCGCGCCGCGCGCGCCGGCACGCTCACCCGCGACGACGAGGGTGCGATCCAGATCGTCCACGCCCGCGAGCACAACCTGAAGGGCCTGAGCGTGGACATCCCGCGCGGCCGCTTCAATGTCATCACCGGGGTCAGCGGCTCGGGCAAGAGCACGCTGGCCTTCGACATCCTGTTCAACGAGGGCCAGCGCCGCTACCTCGAATCGCTCAATGCCTATGCACGCAGCATCGTGCAGCCGGCCGGGCGGCCGGAGGTCGATGCGGTCTGGGGCATCCCGCCGACGGTGGCGATCGAGCAGCGCCTCTCGCGCGGCGGCCGCAAGAGCACAGTGGCGACCACCACCGAGGTCTGGCACTTCCTGCGCCTGATGTACGTGAAGCTGGGCACCCAGCACTGCCCGCACTGCGCGGCCCAGGCCGAGGCCCAGGCCCGCGCCGACGGCGGCGAGGCGGCGCCGCGCATCGCGGTCACGCCGCAGACGGCCGAGGCCATCGCCGCCCAGTTGCTGCGCGAGCACCG contains:
- a CDS encoding poly-gamma-glutamate hydrolase family protein — translated: MTPPCPAPPPPGCFAELAARERAGIDYRIVCRPVAGARLLVLAPHAGRIERGCSGLARAIAGEEASLYLFEGLREAMNFERLHLPSSAFDEPQALAMAARAERVLTVHGCEGRDDARVLLGGLDRPRVARLAAALEAAGIPAETEGHRFPGRHPQNICNRAPAGLGLQLEFTGPLREGPKEAAAVAAIRAALVAEGLLGPAPRLSR
- a CDS encoding DUF1289 domain-containing protein, whose amino-acid sequence is MRDIHRLPAPLRARAAALAALPADQAAPSPCIQVCRIDPLRGLCIGCLRSLDEIAAWPQASPAEQRALWARLPARVATPPDPAGSRQAPPS
- a CDS encoding tetratricopeptide repeat protein, which encodes MPFSFQRLRFVAAPAVLLACLLGAPGIARADEADEVAQLLQSGRAVEALRLVDQRLAKRPDDVQLRFLRGVALAEQNRVSEAIAVFNKLVQDHPELPEPYNNLAVLYANQGQFDRARSALETAIRTNPSYATAHENLGDLYAKLASQAYSKALQLDAGNSRAAPKLAMIRELISLKGPQAPAAVAREPEVAALPSVAVAPAAPVALPVQPAIAPAAEAEKPVAAAPAAPEATADDARAEVRRAVEAWAEAWSRKDLKAYFAAYTPNFSADGMKRAAWESSRRERITSKKSIRIGLDDWRIEVRGKQATASFQQDYRADTFSANSRKTLKLVRQGGQWRIERESTGS
- the uvrA gene encoding excinuclease ABC subunit UvrA; translated protein: MTQGRIRIRGARQHNLKNLDLDLRTGELTVVTGPSGSGKSSLVFDTLYAEGQRRYVETFSAYARQFLDRMDRPAVDSVDGVPPAIAIDQTNPVRSSRSTVGTMTELNDHLKLLFARAARLFDRETAQPVREDDPQSVHAELLARARPGQRLIVCFPVELPASVSAEEVEQWLSASGYTRVQAEREAPPAPGASTPMKQLDVVADRFKLRDEDGQPAVEPARVIEALEAGFRRGAGRLHVHALPLADEGEAAEPQLWRFSRGLHCPDSGLRYTAPGPALFSFNSPAGACESCRGFGRVIGVDWGLVVPDGRKTLRGGAVKPLQTPAWSECQDDLMRLAGEAGIPRDTAWVQMSPAQQAWVIDGDPAYKGVWGKQWYGLKRFFDYLESKAYKMHIRVLLSKYRSYTGCPACGGARLKTESLLWRLGAPGSEALLPAERRFLPQGVAWSRAQLEALPGLGLHDLMLLPLDRLRGFFDGLSLPSSLLDEALALLLDEVRKRLKYLCDVGLGYLNLDRQSRTLSGGEVQRINLTTALGTSLVNTLFVLDEPSIGLHPRDMDRIVRAMHRLRDAGNTLVVVEHDPAVMLAADRVIDLGPGPGSQGGRIVFDGPPEDLKAAATLTGAYLGARRRIGLGLARPVTDSTPRLILEGAREHNLKGVSAEFPLQRLVVVTGVSGSGKSTLIQDVLFPALARHFGQASETPGAHERLMGADWLSDAVFVDQSPIGKTARSNPASYVGAFDTVRALFAAAPLAQQRGYGAGMFSFNAGDGRCPGCGGSGFEHVEMQFLSDVYLRCGDCEGTRFRAELREVTIERGGRALSIADVLELTVADALRLFAEDREVVRALAPIAEVGLDYVKLGQPVPTLSGGEAQRLKLAGFLAEAAKATPASRQKLAKKGTLFLFDEPTTGLHFDDIAKLMRAFRRLLEAGHSLIVIEHNLDVIRSADWLLDLGPEGGEGGGLLVAEGPPAEVARHATSHTGAALRAYEKALGLEVPVAEAANDAPPPVLQAAEPRRAYGTAAARDRDEGLPLQTVARAARAGTLTRDDEGAIQIVHAREHNLKGLSVDIPRGRFNVITGVSGSGKSTLAFDILFNEGQRRYLESLNAYARSIVQPAGRPEVDAVWGIPPTVAIEQRLSRGGRKSTVATTTEVWHFLRLMYVKLGTQHCPHCAAQAEAQARADGGEAAPRIAVTPQTAEAIAAQLLREHRGQHIGLLAPLVVHRKGLYTDLAKWAAQRGHSHLRVDGHFLPTAPWPRLDRFKEHTLELPVGDLVVDPAQEGRLRELLAQALEHGKGVVHVLAPLDGLHAALASGAPTARIGKLKVFSTKRACPQCGSSFPEPDPRLFSYNSKHGWCTDCVGTGLALSREQRKALDDSVSEEDRGREKSFAEPEVEDLADTPCGSCHGARLNPVALAVRFRDRSIAELAALPVAEARRWVEKLKLDGREAAIARDVATEIKSRLSFLEDVGLGYLTLDRAAPTLSGGEAQRIRLAAQLGSRLQGVCYVLDEPTIGLHPRDNRILLDALARLGAEGNTLVVVEHDEDTIRRADHVIDIGPGAGRLGGRLVAQGTVQDLIDAPDSVTGRCLATPMRHPTRPRRPVAADGPALKLHGARLHNLQGVDLTVPLARLVAVTGVSGSGKSTLAREVLLANVQAAVALSSTAAGRARLAGGHRPAWVGCERLEGFGALDRVLEVDQTPIGKTPRSCPATYIGFWDTIRKVYADTLEARARGYGPGRFSFNTGEGRCPACEGQGVLTIEMAFLPDVKLPCDRCHGARFNPETLAVRWRGRSIGEVLQMPVDEAVDFFATMPSIARPLRLLRDVGLGYLTLGQPSPTLSGGEAQRIKLVTELSKVREEIPPEDAPEAEPAPPPAKAPRRGPPPPRTLYVLDEPTVGLHMADVARLIRVLHRLVDAGHSVVVIEHDLDVVADADWVLDLGPEGGSGGGRLVAAGTPEQVVAGGSHTGVALAPVLARGAPAAGHG
- a CDS encoding L,D-transpeptidase family protein, with amino-acid sequence MRSAFGRIAGLLLMLAAWAGPALQQAAEAREARRTEAKPADARPPQPGSAQAEARLHAIHTLIGHGRMAEARAQAERLVRDFPQFQLGHMLLGDLLSAQAGRFGAGGVLPARLNATQGEALLQLRDEARQRLLAVQDRPPAGRLPSAFLALPATVRHAVAVDASRHRLYVFERSARGLRLVADHYVSLGKSGVDKRVEGDQRTPVGVYFTTSRLDGKQLADLYGSGALTLNYPNEIDRLKGRTGSGIWLHGTPAANYARAPLSTDGCIVLSNPDMQRLMQTVAAQGTPVVVAHKLDWVVPEASERSNRGFGEALRAWWQARDLGDANRLAAFYAASASPLAEAPTLRRVSSRAGPASVQRFQSPKDLSILTWRDQLDHAVVTFGDVGRGARTGVVRRQYWTHDGQRWRIVHESLIG